In one window of Comamonas testosteroni DNA:
- a CDS encoding histidine kinase dimerization/phospho-acceptor domain-containing protein: MSELPQTGKRRSSLQLNLLAWMLGALALVWGSFVIWGYQTGVHEADELTDGHLAGVAALTLNWHVQDDVPVGETTAVQPPAGLHAHDYQESLSVVLWNAQGLLISRTGQAPLPDFNIEQGFATIGVDERQAWRSYTQWSHDKTAKVTVMIDLAERDSLADDIAMQMIEPGFWLLPVIVVALGVAMRRGMRPLNQLTQRVDALDLSRDQRLSDAHVPRELSPMVSSINTLLDRQQEALERERNLANEVAHELRTPLASIVLQAQALKSGGQTDTAVMQAALQRIGQDALHAGHVLDQLLTLARAGRGMLDAPLQTVNWADVVRDVAAAQAQHAWQRGDMISVDAPQELPVRGNALLLDSALRNLVENAVRHTPGGTQIEVQAGLDSSRALAWVQVCDDGRRDAALVHVPPVDSLHLGHEIVSRVMQAHGGRFIVAEAPQGFTTCYRMEIPLAG, from the coding sequence ATGAGCGAGCTGCCGCAGACGGGCAAACGCCGCAGCTCGCTGCAGCTGAATCTGCTGGCCTGGATGCTGGGCGCGCTGGCGCTGGTCTGGGGCAGCTTCGTCATCTGGGGCTACCAGACCGGAGTCCACGAGGCCGACGAGCTGACCGACGGGCATTTGGCCGGAGTGGCCGCACTGACCTTGAACTGGCATGTGCAGGACGATGTGCCGGTCGGAGAGACCACGGCGGTCCAGCCGCCTGCAGGCCTGCACGCCCACGACTATCAGGAGTCGCTGAGCGTGGTGCTCTGGAATGCGCAGGGCCTGCTGATCTCGCGCACCGGTCAGGCCCCCTTGCCTGACTTCAACATCGAGCAGGGCTTTGCCACGATTGGCGTGGACGAACGCCAGGCCTGGCGCAGCTATACCCAGTGGAGCCACGACAAAACCGCCAAGGTCACGGTGATGATCGACCTGGCCGAGCGCGACAGTCTGGCCGACGACATTGCCATGCAGATGATTGAGCCGGGGTTCTGGCTGCTGCCCGTGATCGTGGTTGCGCTGGGTGTTGCCATGCGCCGCGGCATGCGCCCGCTCAATCAGCTCACGCAGCGCGTGGATGCGCTGGATCTGAGTCGTGACCAGCGCCTGTCCGACGCCCATGTGCCGCGCGAGCTCTCGCCTATGGTCAGCTCCATCAACACCTTGCTCGACCGCCAGCAGGAAGCCTTGGAGCGCGAGCGCAATCTGGCCAATGAAGTGGCCCACGAACTGCGCACGCCGCTGGCCTCCATTGTTTTGCAGGCCCAGGCACTGAAGTCGGGGGGGCAGACCGATACGGCTGTCATGCAGGCCGCGCTGCAGCGCATCGGTCAGGACGCCCTGCATGCCGGCCATGTGCTCGATCAGTTGCTGACCCTGGCCAGGGCCGGGCGCGGCATGCTGGATGCGCCTTTGCAGACCGTGAACTGGGCCGATGTGGTGCGCGATGTGGCGGCGGCACAGGCTCAGCATGCCTGGCAGCGCGGGGACATGATCTCCGTGGACGCCCCGCAGGAGCTGCCTGTGCGCGGCAATGCGCTGCTGCTCGATTCGGCCCTGCGCAATCTGGTGGAAAACGCCGTACGCCACACGCCGGGCGGCACCCAGATCGAGGTGCAGGCCGGTCTTGATTCGAGCCGGGCGCTGGCTTGGGTGCAGGTCTGCGATGACGGCAGACGCGACGCGGCGCTGGTCCATGTGCCGCCCGTGGACAGTCTGCATCTGGGCCATGAAATCGTCAGCCGCGTCATGCAGGCCCATGGCGGGCGCTTCATCGTGGCCGAGGCACCGCAAGGCTTCACCACCTGCTATCGCATGGAAATACCGCTAGCCGGTTAA
- a CDS encoding phosphatase PAP2 family protein, with protein MKSSAPSIPYPPLRAASSPALLGWTVIALACVLAWDMSALDMPMAHWFGSSQGFALQNDWFMVNIAHEGARKLAWIIVMGLSLAIWWPVGWMRKVSYPRRIQLVVGALVSLIIMALMKRISVTSCPWDLADFGGVGHYVSHWAWGVIDGGGGHCFPAGHASAGFAFISGYFALRHDLPRAARLWLATALVAGFALGLAQQMRGAHFMSHTLWTAWLCWTTSWFYDLLTTRRMARQAPADAAMSPDELLARD; from the coding sequence ATGAAGTCGTCCGCCCCCTCGATCCCTTACCCTCCTCTTCGCGCAGCCTCCTCTCCAGCCCTTCTGGGCTGGACTGTCATCGCCCTGGCCTGCGTGCTGGCCTGGGACATGAGCGCCCTGGACATGCCCATGGCGCACTGGTTTGGCAGCAGCCAGGGCTTTGCCCTGCAAAACGACTGGTTCATGGTCAACATTGCCCATGAAGGCGCGCGCAAGCTGGCCTGGATCATCGTGATGGGGCTGAGCCTGGCGATCTGGTGGCCCGTCGGCTGGATGCGAAAAGTGTCTTACCCACGCCGGATACAACTGGTGGTGGGCGCACTGGTCTCGCTCATCATCATGGCGCTGATGAAACGCATCAGCGTGACCAGTTGCCCCTGGGACCTCGCCGACTTCGGCGGTGTAGGCCACTATGTCTCGCACTGGGCCTGGGGTGTCATAGATGGCGGCGGCGGCCACTGCTTTCCGGCCGGTCACGCCTCGGCGGGCTTTGCCTTCATCAGCGGCTACTTCGCGCTGCGCCACGACCTGCCGCGTGCCGCGCGCCTGTGGCTGGCCACGGCCCTGGTGGCCGGTTTTGCCCTGGGTCTGGCGCAGCAGATGCGCGGCGCTCACTTCATGAGCCACACCCTGTGGACCGCCTGGCTTTGCTGGACGACCAGCTGGTTTTACGATCTGCT
- a CDS encoding phosphatase PAP2 family protein has translation MFFFDPFLFALFNADAQTHWFSIQLARALSAWLPNLSGVLVLLALVFGSPATRRTMLMLLLSMATAWLIARLIRWGFPAPRPFQLNLGTLWIQHGGRAGFPSLHASGAFALAMALSLGATRHRKPLVWLAWIAAIGIAWSRVHLGVHFASDLMAGALVGISGALIVWHIAFQLRRRRHLRLMPHLKRLRSAWTAQG, from the coding sequence ATGTTCTTCTTCGATCCGTTTCTGTTTGCGCTGTTCAATGCCGATGCTCAGACGCACTGGTTCAGCATCCAGCTGGCACGTGCGCTCTCGGCCTGGTTGCCCAATCTCAGCGGCGTTCTGGTCCTGCTGGCCCTGGTGTTCGGCTCACCGGCAACACGCCGCACCATGCTGATGCTGCTGCTGTCCATGGCCACGGCCTGGCTGATCGCCAGACTCATACGCTGGGGCTTCCCGGCTCCGCGTCCGTTCCAGCTCAATCTCGGCACGCTTTGGATTCAGCATGGCGGACGCGCCGGCTTTCCCAGTCTGCATGCCAGCGGAGCCTTTGCCCTGGCCATGGCCCTCAGCCTGGGTGCAACCCGCCACCGCAAGCCGCTGGTCTGGCTGGCCTGGATAGCCGCCATCGGCATCGCCTGGAGCCGTGTCCATCTGGGAGTGCACTTTGCCTCGGATCTGATGGCCGGCGCGCTGGTCGGCATCAGCGGCGCTCTCATCGTCTGGCATATCGCCTTCCAGCTGCGCCGCCGCCGTCATCTGCGCCTCATGCCGCATCTCAAACGCCTGCGCAGCGCCTGGACGGCCCAGGGTTGA
- a CDS encoding response regulator transcription factor yields MRILVVEDNEGIAAGLRANLMQRGYAVDVCASVAEAWHALSAERFDAVLLDLGLPDADGSEVVRRLRQQSGRPGVPQLPDPATPVLILTARDQVQDRVAGLNLGADDYLVKPFDMDELEARLRAMMRRAVGQASPVIRHADLEVDPAARIIRQAGQKVEVSPREFAVLWALLLARGRVLSRPQIEEHLYSWGDTVESNAVEVYVHHLRKKLGQKIIVTMRGVGYFMPQEQE; encoded by the coding sequence ATGCGAATTCTGGTGGTCGAAGACAACGAAGGCATTGCAGCAGGGCTGCGAGCCAATCTCATGCAGCGCGGCTATGCGGTGGACGTGTGCGCCAGCGTGGCCGAGGCCTGGCATGCCCTGAGTGCCGAGCGCTTCGATGCCGTGTTGCTGGACCTGGGACTGCCCGACGCTGATGGCAGCGAGGTGGTGCGCCGCCTGCGTCAGCAGAGCGGTCGGCCCGGCGTGCCGCAACTACCGGATCCGGCCACGCCGGTGCTGATCCTTACGGCACGCGATCAGGTGCAGGACCGGGTCGCGGGGCTCAATCTGGGCGCTGATGACTATCTGGTCAAGCCTTTTGACATGGACGAGCTGGAGGCCCGCTTGCGCGCCATGATGCGCCGCGCGGTCGGTCAGGCATCGCCGGTGATCCGCCATGCGGATCTGGAGGTGGACCCGGCTGCCCGCATCATCAGGCAGGCGGGACAGAAGGTGGAGGTTTCACCGCGCGAATTTGCCGTGCTCTGGGCCTTGCTGCTGGCGCGCGGGCGGGTGCTCTCACGCCCGCAAATCGAGGAGCATCTCTACAGCTGGGGCGATACGGTGGAGAGCAATGCCGTGGAGGTCTATGTCCACCATCTGCGCAAGAAGCTGGGCCAGAAGATCATCGTGACCATGCGCGGCGTGGGCTACTTCATGCCACAGGAGCAGGAATGA